The following proteins come from a genomic window of Miscanthus floridulus cultivar M001 chromosome 2, ASM1932011v1, whole genome shotgun sequence:
- the LOC136536843 gene encoding phosphatidylinositol-3-phosphatase myotubularin-2-like: protein MVPSNQPFTLRSILEKDKLNGTNYADWIRNLRIVLRAEKKEEILDTPLPDEPADNAPAAEKNAYKKACDADLERLEKLGFPIGPELAADFILASLPPSYRNFVVNYHMHGAEKGLNELCGMLKIAEADIKKGAGSSHVMAV, encoded by the exons atggtgcctagcaatcaaccatttactttgcgttcaattcttgagaaagataagttgaatggaacaaactatgcAGATTGGATCCGCAACCTAAGAATTGTTCTTAGggctgagaaaaaggaagaaattctagataccccattaccagatgagcctgctgataatGCACCTGCTGCAGAGAAAAATGCTTACAAGAAagcatgtgatgctgatcttgaa aggttggagaagctgggcttcccaattggccctgAATTAGCTGCTGATTTTATTCTCGCATCTCTTCCGCCCAGCTATAGAAATTTTGTCGtgaactaccatatgcatggggcggagaagggcttgaatgaattatgtggcatgcttaaaatagcagaggctgacatcaagaaaggtgctggcagtagccatgtgatggcggtcTAA